A part of Synechococcus sp. KORDI-49 genomic DNA contains:
- a CDS encoding RNA-binding protein, with protein MSIRLYIGNLPQTFEEQELDALLKSVGEGIRFKAVLDRETGSCRGFGFANLDDPKLADAVIEQLNGKDFGGSALRVERSERRESNTGGNRRRNDSGGIGGNGQPQVARKAVNKVVHSDAPGEAAPDPRWAGELSKLKDLLADQKTAV; from the coding sequence ATGAGCATCCGCCTGTACATCGGCAACCTGCCGCAGACCTTTGAAGAGCAGGAGCTGGATGCTCTTCTCAAGAGCGTGGGGGAGGGGATCCGGTTCAAAGCAGTGCTGGATCGTGAAACGGGAAGCTGCCGCGGATTCGGCTTCGCGAACCTCGACGATCCGAAGCTCGCTGATGCTGTGATCGAACAACTCAACGGCAAGGATTTCGGTGGCAGCGCTCTTCGGGTTGAGCGTTCCGAGCGCCGGGAAAGCAATACCGGTGGCAACAGGCGTCGTAACGATTCCGGTGGAATCGGCGGCAACGGCCAGCCCCAGGTCGCCCGCAAGGCCGTGAACAAGGTGGTTCACAGCGATGCCCCCGGCGAAGCAGCTCCCGATCCCCGCTGGGCCGGTGAGCTGTCGAAGCTCAAGGATCTGCTGGCTGATCAGAAGACCGCGGTCTGA
- a CDS encoding beta-ketoacyl-ACP synthase III, protein MVELPHRSGGVLLRGCGSAAPARSISNEDLGQRVETSDSWIKSRTGIAARRVVGADESLSQLSCDAARAALDMAGWDANSLDLILLATSTPDDLFGSAPRLQALLGAQRAVAFDLTAACSGFLFALITAAQYLRTGAMRRILVVGADQLSRWVDWDDRRSCVLFGDAAGALVLEGSDNDQDDLGGFLLRSDGSRGEVLQLPQVEDRAPLVGQVSHQRGGFQPIRMNGQEVYKFAVREVPAILDNLLAQTGTAADQLDWLLLHQANQRILDAVAERFAIPSERVLSNLASYGNTSAATIPLMLDEAVRDGRIQPGHSIASSGFGAGLSWGAALLRWSGPA, encoded by the coding sequence TTGGTCGAGCTGCCCCACAGGTCAGGTGGTGTGCTGCTGAGGGGTTGCGGCAGCGCCGCGCCAGCCCGATCGATCAGCAATGAGGACCTCGGGCAACGGGTGGAGACCAGCGACAGCTGGATCAAAAGCCGCACGGGCATTGCTGCGCGACGGGTGGTGGGAGCTGATGAATCCCTGTCTCAGCTGAGCTGTGACGCCGCCCGAGCGGCGCTCGACATGGCCGGCTGGGACGCCAACAGCCTCGATCTGATCCTGCTGGCCACCTCCACTCCGGACGATCTGTTCGGCTCTGCCCCTCGCCTGCAGGCGCTGCTCGGAGCGCAGCGGGCCGTGGCCTTCGATCTCACGGCCGCCTGCAGCGGTTTCCTGTTCGCGCTGATCACCGCGGCCCAGTACCTGCGCACGGGAGCGATGCGCCGGATTCTGGTGGTCGGAGCCGATCAGCTCAGCCGCTGGGTGGACTGGGACGACCGCCGCTCCTGCGTGCTGTTCGGCGATGCCGCCGGTGCCCTTGTACTGGAGGGCAGTGACAACGATCAGGACGACCTCGGCGGCTTTCTGCTGCGTTCCGACGGCAGCCGTGGAGAGGTGCTGCAGCTGCCGCAGGTGGAGGACCGCGCACCGCTGGTGGGGCAGGTCAGCCATCAGCGCGGGGGCTTCCAGCCGATCCGGATGAACGGGCAGGAGGTGTACAAGTTCGCCGTTCGGGAGGTGCCTGCGATCCTTGACAACCTGCTCGCGCAGACGGGGACAGCCGCCGACCAGCTGGACTGGCTTTTGCTGCACCAGGCCAATCAGCGCATCCTCGACGCGGTCGCCGAACGCTTCGCGATTCCCTCGGAGAGGGTGCTGAGCAACCTGGCGTCCTATGGCAACACCTCGGCGGCGACGATTCCACTGATGCTTGATGAAGCGGTGCGTGACGGCCGGATCCAGCCAGGGCACAGCATCGCCAGCAGTGGCTTCGGCGCCGGCCTGAGCTGGGGGGCTGCGCTGCTGCGCTGGAGCGGGCCCGCCTAA
- a CDS encoding YdcF family protein: MAGLRAGLLLGCGVAVWLVSTGPLAPFRRAFLDRSPPQLVMVLGGDVDRERVGARLARELDLPLLVSGGSNPEYASWVMQQEGLAPERVQLDYRARDTLGNFTSVVDELQTRGVRHVLMVTSEDHLPRSMAIGQVVAGSRGIHLTGVPVSCQPDCLEEGALKRFSDWLRALAWVATGRDLRDAALPDPAVR; this comes from the coding sequence ATGGCGGGGCTGCGGGCTGGACTTCTGCTCGGTTGCGGCGTGGCCGTCTGGCTGGTCAGCACCGGACCGCTGGCCCCCTTCCGGCGGGCGTTCCTGGATCGCAGCCCACCCCAGCTGGTGATGGTGCTCGGGGGGGATGTGGATCGCGAGCGGGTCGGAGCAAGACTCGCCCGCGAACTCGATCTGCCGCTTCTGGTGAGTGGCGGCAGCAATCCTGAATACGCCAGTTGGGTGATGCAGCAGGAGGGGCTTGCGCCGGAGCGGGTTCAGCTCGACTACCGGGCCCGCGACACCCTCGGAAATTTCACCTCCGTTGTGGATGAACTGCAGACCCGCGGCGTGCGACACGTGCTGATGGTCACCAGTGAGGACCATCTGCCGCGCTCCATGGCGATCGGACAGGTTGTCGCCGGCAGCCGCGGCATTCACCTGACCGGTGTCCCGGTCTCATGCCAGCCGGACTGCCTGGAGGAGGGGGCTCTCAAGCGCTTCAGCGACTGGCTGCGGGCGCTTGCCTGGGTTGCCACGGGACGCGATCTCAGGGACGCGGCCCTGCCTGATCCAGCAGTGCGTTGA
- the rpaB gene encoding response regulator transcription factor RpaB — MTTTAPTKETILVVDDEASIRRILETRLSMIGYNVVTACDGTEALELFHNCIPDLVVLDVMMPKLDGYGVCQELRKESDVPIVMLTALGDVADRITGLELGADDYVVKPFSPKELEARIRCVLRRVEKEQVAGIPNSGVIQVADLRIDTNKRQVFRGDERIRLTGMEFSLLELLVSRSGEPFNRGEILKEVWGYTPERHVDTRVVDVHISRLRSKLEDDPANPELILTARGTGYLFQRIIDSVGSEGS; from the coding sequence ATGACGACCACGGCCCCCACCAAGGAAACAATCCTCGTGGTCGACGACGAGGCTTCCATCCGCAGGATTCTGGAAACCCGTCTGTCGATGATCGGGTACAACGTCGTCACAGCCTGTGACGGCACCGAAGCTCTCGAACTGTTCCACAACTGCATCCCCGACCTGGTGGTGCTCGACGTGATGATGCCGAAGCTGGACGGCTACGGCGTCTGCCAGGAGCTGCGCAAGGAATCGGATGTGCCCATCGTGATGCTGACGGCCCTGGGTGATGTGGCCGACCGCATCACCGGCCTTGAGCTGGGAGCCGATGACTACGTGGTGAAGCCATTCAGCCCCAAGGAGCTGGAGGCTCGCATCCGCTGCGTGCTGCGCCGGGTTGAAAAGGAGCAGGTGGCGGGCATTCCCAACTCGGGCGTGATCCAGGTGGCTGATCTGCGCATCGACACCAACAAGCGGCAGGTGTTCCGCGGGGACGAGCGGATCCGCCTCACCGGCATGGAGTTCAGCCTGCTGGAACTGCTGGTGAGCCGGTCCGGCGAACCCTTCAACCGCGGCGAGATCCTCAAGGAAGTGTGGGGATACACCCCGGAGCGGCATGTGGACACCCGGGTGGTGGATGTTCATATCTCCCGGCTGCGTTCCAAACTGGAAGACGATCCCGCCAATCCCGAGCTGATCCTCACAGCTCGGGGAACCGGGTATCTGTTCCAACGCATCATCGACTCCGTTGGCTCCGAAGGGTCCTGA
- a CDS encoding CCA tRNA nucleotidyltransferase: protein MHMPSGISSDAILKRLAPQRWPLQPHRLPNGTALVGGAIRDALLGRMRDQPDLDLVVPGDALIRTRELARELGGTCVVLDAERDMARLVLGAWTIDLARQEGSTLTEDLQRRDYRINAMALPLNPPGDLLDPTGGCRDLEAGLLTAVRERNLIDDPLRLLRGLRLMAEIPLTLEDRTASWIHCHRGRLADAAPERILAELQRLVAGPHADAALDCLQRLKLLAPWSDASCSAPPVPDPKAAAEMTIVERQTALSLARLTALIGDPGLEQLRASRLLRQRCRNLRRWSIHLKDQSDELSTLSEQNRLQLHRDLEADLPALILQLPHQLRGPWLERWRDQDDPLFHPAAPLDGTVLQQELGITPGPELGRLLEHLRHERAFGRITGRTAALEEANRWQSHQGGAL, encoded by the coding sequence ATGCACATGCCTTCCGGGATCTCCTCGGACGCCATTCTGAAACGGCTGGCACCGCAGCGGTGGCCGCTGCAGCCGCATCGCCTGCCGAATGGCACCGCCCTGGTGGGCGGTGCCATTCGGGATGCACTTCTGGGCCGGATGCGGGATCAGCCTGATCTGGATCTCGTCGTGCCCGGCGATGCTCTGATCCGAACGCGGGAGCTGGCCAGGGAGCTCGGGGGCACCTGCGTCGTGCTGGATGCCGAACGGGACATGGCCCGGCTGGTGCTGGGGGCATGGACGATCGATCTCGCCCGTCAGGAGGGATCAACGCTCACGGAGGACCTGCAGCGCCGCGACTACCGCATCAATGCCATGGCGCTTCCCCTGAACCCACCAGGGGACCTGCTGGATCCCACCGGTGGCTGCCGCGATCTGGAGGCGGGTCTGCTGACAGCTGTGCGGGAGCGAAATCTCATCGATGATCCGCTGCGATTGCTGCGGGGTCTGCGGTTGATGGCGGAGATCCCCCTGACCCTGGAGGACCGCACGGCCTCCTGGATTCACTGCCACCGCGGGCGACTGGCGGACGCTGCACCGGAGCGGATCCTGGCGGAGCTGCAGCGCCTGGTCGCCGGACCCCACGCCGATGCCGCCCTCGACTGCCTGCAGAGGCTGAAACTGCTGGCTCCCTGGAGTGATGCCAGCTGCTCAGCGCCACCGGTCCCGGATCCGAAGGCGGCTGCGGAGATGACGATCGTGGAACGTCAGACCGCTCTCTCCCTGGCAAGGCTGACAGCGCTGATCGGCGATCCGGGCCTGGAGCAGCTGCGGGCCAGCCGCCTGCTGCGCCAGCGCTGCAGGAACCTGCGGCGCTGGAGCATCCACCTGAAGGACCAGAGCGATGAGCTCTCGACCCTGTCCGAGCAGAACCGCCTGCAGCTCCACCGGGACCTGGAAGCCGACCTGCCGGCCCTGATCCTGCAGCTGCCCCATCAGCTGCGCGGCCCTTGGCTCGAACGCTGGCGCGACCAGGACGATCCCCTCTTCCACCCGGCCGCTCCCCTCGACGGCACCGTGCTGCAGCAGGAGCTGGGGATCACTCCCGGCCCAGAGCTGGGACGGCTTCTCGAGCATCTGCGCCATGAACGGGCCTTCGGACGGATCACCGGGCGGACCGCCGCTCTGGAAGAAGCCAACCGCTGGCAGTCCCATCAAGGCGGTGCTTTGTGA
- the plsX gene encoding phosphate acyltransferase PlsX: protein MAPKGPDSSPAEGPRSKNSRPRAIRRLVIWYRRNAAVTTLVDGATSSASAAGNVAGTVASSVLQPLVFDPLRRLQGGDDTAEIEDRDRLWVAVDGMGGDHAPGPILEGCLQAIERLPLRIRFIGETDRVLAAAAALQLGDQVNAAVSAGHLDLVASGPSIEMGEEATAVRRKRDASINVAMDLVKRGEALAVYSAGNSGAVMASAIFRLGRLKGIDRPAIGALFPTKDPGQPVLVLDVGANMDCKPAYLHQFALLGNIYSRDVLQVERPRIGLLNIGEEECKGNELAQRTHELLRKETRLHFAGNCEGRDVLSGAFDVVVCDGFTGNVLLKFLESVGSVLLGVLRAELPRGRRGKVGSAFLRSNLKRIKKRLDHAEHGGALLLGVNGICVIGHGSSKALSVVSALRLAHSAASHGVMDDLAQLESRVRPKVGGSAK, encoded by the coding sequence TTGGCTCCGAAGGGTCCTGATTCCTCCCCGGCCGAAGGGCCCAGGAGTAAGAACAGCCGGCCGCGGGCAATCCGCCGTCTGGTGATCTGGTACCGGCGCAATGCCGCCGTTACCACGCTTGTGGACGGAGCCACCAGCTCCGCCAGCGCTGCCGGCAACGTCGCCGGAACGGTGGCCAGCAGCGTTCTGCAACCTCTGGTGTTCGATCCGCTGAGACGCCTGCAGGGGGGTGACGACACCGCGGAGATCGAAGACCGCGACCGGCTCTGGGTCGCCGTTGACGGCATGGGGGGAGACCACGCTCCGGGGCCGATCCTGGAAGGCTGTCTTCAGGCCATCGAACGCCTCCCCCTGCGCATCCGCTTCATCGGTGAAACCGACCGGGTGCTGGCAGCGGCGGCGGCCCTGCAACTGGGAGACCAGGTGAATGCCGCCGTCAGCGCCGGCCATCTGGATCTGGTGGCCAGCGGCCCCTCGATCGAGATGGGGGAAGAGGCCACAGCGGTGCGTCGCAAGCGCGACGCCAGCATCAATGTGGCGATGGATCTGGTGAAGCGCGGAGAGGCGCTGGCGGTGTACTCCGCTGGCAACTCCGGAGCAGTGATGGCATCAGCGATCTTCCGGCTGGGGCGGCTCAAGGGGATCGATCGGCCCGCCATCGGTGCGCTGTTTCCCACCAAGGACCCCGGACAACCGGTGCTGGTGCTGGACGTGGGGGCCAACATGGACTGCAAGCCTGCCTATCTGCACCAGTTCGCCCTGCTCGGCAACATCTACAGCCGTGATGTGCTCCAGGTGGAGCGCCCCCGCATCGGACTTCTGAACATCGGGGAGGAGGAGTGCAAGGGCAACGAACTGGCTCAGCGCACCCATGAGCTGCTGCGCAAGGAGACGCGCCTGCACTTCGCCGGCAACTGCGAGGGCCGCGATGTGCTCTCCGGCGCCTTCGATGTGGTGGTCTGCGACGGCTTCACCGGCAACGTGCTGCTCAAGTTCCTTGAATCGGTCGGAAGCGTCCTGCTCGGGGTCCTGCGGGCAGAGCTGCCCCGCGGCCGGAGGGGCAAGGTGGGCTCCGCCTTTCTGCGCAGCAATCTCAAGCGGATCAAGAAGCGTCTTGACCATGCCGAGCACGGCGGTGCCCTGCTGCTGGGCGTCAACGGCATCTGTGTGATCGGCCATGGCAGCAGCAAAGCCCTTTCGGTGGTCAGTGCCCTGCGCCTCGCCCATTCCGCTGCGAGTCACGGTGTGATGGACGATCTGGCACAGCTCGAGAGCCGCGTTCGGCCGAAGGTCGGGGGCAGCGCGAAGTGA
- a CDS encoding Ycf34 family protein, whose protein sequence is MCICVDCRWVDRCQAYHAVERQHGAAHLTTAPDFEPRGPRIHVSVLDLKDGGSGVEWDVRSCESFDADPGRWVRLRPGHAVPT, encoded by the coding sequence ATGTGCATCTGCGTGGATTGCCGCTGGGTCGACCGTTGCCAGGCCTATCACGCGGTCGAACGTCAGCACGGTGCGGCGCATCTGACCACGGCGCCGGATTTCGAACCCCGAGGTCCCCGGATTCATGTGTCGGTCCTTGACCTCAAGGACGGCGGCAGCGGTGTCGAGTGGGATGTGCGCTCCTGTGAGAGCTTCGATGCGGACCCTGGGCGATGGGTTCGGTTGCGACCCGGTCATGCGGTACCCACATGA
- the pds gene encoding 15-cis-phytoene desaturase, protein MRVAIAGAGLAGLSCAKYLADAGHTPIVVEARDVLGGKVAAWKDEDGDWYETGLHIFFGAYPNMLQLFKELNIEDRLQWKSHSMIFNQPEEPGTYSRFDFPDLPAPVNGVAAILGNNDMLTWPEKISFGLGLVPAMLRGQGYVEECDKYSWTEWLKIHNIPERVNDEVFIAMSKALNFIDPDEISATVVLTALNRFLQEKNGSQMAFLDGAPPERLCQPVVDYVENLGGEVHLDSPLREIKLNDDGSVAAFHIGGVKGKDSFDLTADAYVSALPVDPFKLLLPEPWRQMEVFQKLDGLRGVPVINLHLWFDRKLTDIDHLLFSRSPLLSVYADMSITCKEYEDPDQSMLELVFAPAKDWIGRPDEEIIEATMGELQKLFPMHFGGDNPATLRKSKVVKTPLSVYKTTPGCQQLRPDQTTPIRNFFLAGDYTMQRYLASMEGAVLSGKLCAGAVDRKQDQLASSTSVSEPVAA, encoded by the coding sequence ATGCGCGTCGCTATCGCCGGAGCCGGTCTTGCGGGTCTGTCCTGCGCCAAATATCTGGCAGATGCTGGCCATACCCCGATCGTGGTCGAGGCCCGCGATGTGCTCGGTGGCAAGGTGGCGGCCTGGAAGGACGAGGACGGTGACTGGTACGAGACCGGCCTTCACATCTTCTTCGGCGCCTACCCGAACATGCTGCAGCTGTTCAAGGAGCTGAACATCGAAGACCGGCTGCAGTGGAAGAGCCACTCGATGATCTTCAATCAGCCCGAAGAGCCCGGGACCTACAGCCGATTCGACTTTCCCGATCTGCCGGCCCCGGTCAATGGTGTTGCCGCCATCCTCGGCAACAACGACATGCTCACCTGGCCGGAGAAGATCAGCTTCGGCCTGGGTCTGGTGCCGGCCATGCTGCGGGGCCAGGGCTATGTCGAGGAGTGCGACAAGTACTCCTGGACCGAGTGGCTGAAGATCCACAACATCCCTGAACGGGTGAACGATGAGGTGTTCATCGCCATGAGCAAGGCGCTGAATTTCATCGATCCCGATGAAATCTCCGCCACCGTGGTGCTCACGGCCCTGAACCGGTTCCTGCAGGAGAAGAACGGCTCGCAGATGGCGTTTCTGGATGGTGCTCCGCCGGAGCGTCTGTGCCAGCCGGTGGTCGATTACGTCGAGAACCTCGGGGGTGAGGTGCACCTCGACAGTCCGCTGCGGGAGATCAAGCTCAATGACGACGGCTCCGTGGCGGCCTTCCACATCGGCGGCGTGAAGGGCAAGGACAGTTTCGATCTCACGGCTGATGCCTATGTGAGCGCCCTGCCGGTTGATCCCTTCAAGCTGCTGCTGCCGGAGCCCTGGAGGCAGATGGAGGTCTTCCAGAAGCTTGATGGCCTTCGCGGTGTCCCCGTCATCAACCTGCATCTCTGGTTCGATCGCAAGCTCACCGACATCGACCACCTGCTGTTCAGCCGCTCGCCTCTGCTCAGCGTCTACGCCGACATGAGCATCACCTGCAAGGAGTACGAAGATCCTGATCAGTCCATGCTGGAGCTGGTGTTCGCTCCTGCGAAGGACTGGATCGGCCGGCCTGACGAGGAGATCATCGAAGCGACCATGGGCGAGCTTCAGAAGCTCTTCCCGATGCATTTCGGGGGCGACAACCCCGCCACGCTGCGCAAGTCCAAGGTCGTGAAGACACCGCTGTCGGTGTACAAGACAACTCCGGGCTGCCAGCAGCTGCGTCCGGACCAGACCACCCCGATCAGGAACTTCTTCCTGGCTGGCGATTACACGATGCAGCGCTACCTGGCATCGATGGAGGGGGCGGTGCTCAGCGGCAAGCTCTGTGCCGGTGCTGTGGACCGCAAGCAGGATCAGCTGGCATCATCAACCTCTGTCAGCGAGCCGGTCGCGGCCTGA
- the fabD gene encoding ACP S-malonyltransferase: protein MAIAWVFPGQGSQKLGMADPLMTLRGAEERFAMASEVLGRDLLAICRGEGESNDGPTDLNDTRNTQPALFVVESLLVDELIRQGREASLVAGHSLGELVALYAAGVFDLETGLTLMKRRSESMAAAGGGAMTAVIGFDRGQLEDLVAGTEGAFIANDNSSAQVVLSGQPEAVQAVTEALTCKRAIPLAVSGAFHTPFMAEAAAGFAAELEATPFRDARTPVLSNSDPIPTQKGDLLKTRLMQQMTTGVRWRETMTEMGNQGIDTVVEIGPGNVLSGLAKRSMDGVTLSQIAGAGDLGL from the coding sequence ATGGCGATTGCCTGGGTCTTCCCTGGACAGGGATCGCAGAAGCTGGGCATGGCGGACCCGCTGATGACCCTTCGCGGTGCCGAGGAGCGCTTCGCGATGGCCTCTGAGGTGCTCGGCCGTGACCTGCTGGCGATCTGCCGAGGGGAGGGGGAATCGAACGATGGTCCAACCGATCTGAACGACACCCGCAACACTCAGCCGGCGCTGTTCGTCGTGGAGTCGCTGCTGGTGGATGAGCTGATCCGTCAGGGCCGGGAAGCCTCTCTGGTGGCAGGGCACAGCCTTGGGGAACTGGTGGCGCTGTATGCCGCTGGGGTCTTCGATCTCGAAACAGGCCTGACGCTGATGAAGCGCCGGTCCGAATCGATGGCCGCAGCTGGTGGTGGAGCGATGACCGCTGTGATCGGCTTCGACCGTGGCCAGCTGGAGGATCTGGTGGCCGGCACGGAAGGGGCCTTCATCGCCAATGACAACAGCAGTGCCCAGGTGGTGCTCTCAGGGCAGCCCGAGGCGGTGCAGGCAGTCACGGAAGCCCTGACCTGCAAACGGGCGATCCCCCTCGCCGTCTCCGGGGCGTTCCACACACCGTTCATGGCTGAGGCCGCTGCAGGATTTGCCGCAGAGCTGGAAGCGACCCCGTTCCGCGATGCCCGCACCCCGGTGCTGAGCAACAGCGACCCCATCCCCACCCAGAAGGGGGACCTGCTGAAGACCCGCCTCATGCAGCAGATGACCACCGGTGTTCGCTGGCGGGAAACGATGACTGAAATGGGGAATCAAGGCATCGACACCGTCGTGGAGATCGGCCCGGGCAATGTGCTCAGCGGGTTGGCCAAGCGCTCCATGGATGGGGTGACCCTCTCCCAGATCGCCGGCGCGGGTGATCTCGGACTGTGA
- a CDS encoding 1-acyl-sn-glycerol-3-phosphate acyltransferase — MNSDNPAPIVLAPKPSLTYRLVSNLLVFPVFRGLFRGSTEGNERVPAQGPLVVVANHGSHLDPPLLGHALGRPVAFMAKAELFEVPLLGPLIRACGAYPVRRGASDREAIRTATARLQEGWATGVFLDGTRQPDGRVNQPLAGAALLSARSGAPLLPVAIVNSHRALGTGRTWPRLVPIQLRIGDLVPPPTGRRRADLDATTAELQRRINALLDQAGPRP; from the coding sequence GTGAATTCCGACAATCCCGCACCGATCGTTCTGGCGCCGAAGCCGAGCCTGACCTACAGGCTGGTCAGCAATCTGCTGGTGTTCCCGGTGTTCCGAGGCCTGTTTCGTGGGTCGACCGAGGGCAATGAGCGGGTTCCAGCCCAAGGCCCCCTGGTGGTGGTGGCGAATCACGGCTCCCACCTCGACCCGCCGCTGCTCGGCCACGCCCTCGGAAGGCCAGTGGCCTTCATGGCCAAGGCGGAACTGTTCGAAGTGCCTCTGCTCGGCCCGCTGATCCGAGCCTGCGGCGCCTACCCCGTGCGCCGGGGGGCGAGTGATCGCGAAGCGATCCGCACCGCGACAGCACGTCTGCAGGAGGGCTGGGCCACCGGGGTGTTCCTCGACGGCACCCGCCAACCGGATGGGCGGGTCAACCAGCCTCTAGCTGGTGCTGCCCTGCTCTCGGCCCGCAGTGGGGCGCCGCTGCTGCCTGTGGCCATCGTGAACAGCCATCGAGCCTTGGGAACCGGTCGAACCTGGCCCCGGCTGGTGCCGATCCAGTTGCGCATCGGAGATCTCGTGCCGCCCCCCACTGGCCGTCGCCGGGCTGATCTGGATGCCACCACCGCCGAACTGCAGCGACGGATCAACGCACTGCTGGATCAGGCAGGGCCGCGTCCCTGA
- a CDS encoding NAD(P)H-quinone oxidoreductase subunit M: MADTLLKCTTRHVRLFTARVENDDLVPDPEQLTLDLDPDNEFIWSDSALTCVQQRFKGLVDASAGGELSDYSLRRIGTELEGEIRRLLQAGELSYNPDGRVTNYSMGLPRTPELL, from the coding sequence ATGGCTGACACCCTGCTGAAGTGCACCACCCGTCACGTGCGTCTGTTCACGGCCCGGGTGGAGAACGACGATCTCGTGCCGGATCCCGAGCAGCTCACCCTCGATCTCGATCCGGACAATGAATTCATCTGGAGCGACAGCGCCCTCACGTGCGTTCAACAGCGGTTCAAGGGGCTTGTGGATGCCTCTGCCGGAGGAGAACTCAGCGACTACAGCCTCCGCCGCATCGGAACGGAACTGGAGGGTGAGATCCGACGGCTGCTGCAGGCAGGAGAGCTCAGCTACAACCCGGATGGACGCGTGACGAACTATTCGATGGGCCTGCCCCGCACGCCCGAACTCCTGTGA
- a CDS encoding phytoene synthase → MPLAAPDLDAAFEACRLETAEWAKTFYIGTLLLPPEKRRAIWAIYVWCRRTDELMDSPEAQSRPVEELAERLDRWEERTRAMFNGEIRDDLDAVMCDTLERFPQDIQPYLDMIEGQRMDLTWTRYPRFEDLKLYCYRVAGTVGLMTQGVMGVDVAYTSAPWSDRPDTSDAAVALGIANQLTNILRDVGEDRGRGRIYLPQEDLDRFGYTEDDLMAGRLNNAWRELMGFQLARARDWFARSESGVRWLSRDARWPVWTSLRLYRGILDAIERIDYDVFNNRAYVGKVSKLLDLPRSFVLAQAR, encoded by the coding sequence ATGCCCCTCGCAGCTCCGGACCTCGACGCAGCCTTCGAGGCCTGTCGTCTGGAGACGGCCGAGTGGGCGAAGACCTTCTACATCGGCACCCTGCTTCTTCCGCCGGAGAAACGGCGCGCCATCTGGGCGATCTACGTGTGGTGTCGCCGCACGGACGAGCTGATGGACAGCCCTGAAGCCCAGTCCCGTCCCGTGGAGGAACTGGCTGAGCGCCTGGATCGGTGGGAGGAGAGGACCCGCGCCATGTTCAACGGGGAGATCCGGGATGATCTCGATGCCGTGATGTGCGACACCCTCGAACGCTTTCCTCAGGACATCCAGCCCTATCTGGACATGATCGAGGGGCAGCGGATGGATCTCACCTGGACCCGCTATCCCCGCTTCGAGGACCTCAAGCTCTACTGCTATCGGGTCGCCGGCACCGTCGGGTTGATGACCCAGGGGGTGATGGGCGTTGATGTGGCGTACACCTCGGCCCCCTGGAGCGATCGCCCGGACACTTCCGATGCAGCAGTGGCCCTCGGCATTGCCAATCAGCTCACCAACATCCTCAGGGATGTGGGGGAAGATCGCGGGAGGGGTCGCATCTATCTGCCGCAGGAGGACCTTGACCGTTTCGGTTACACCGAGGACGACCTGATGGCGGGACGCCTCAACAATGCCTGGCGCGAGCTGATGGGCTTTCAGCTGGCCCGCGCCCGTGACTGGTTCGCCCGTTCCGAATCAGGTGTGCGCTGGCTGTCCAGAGATGCCCGCTGGCCCGTCTGGACGTCGCTCAGGCTCTACAGGGGCATCCTGGATGCCATCGAGCGCATCGATTACGACGTGTTCAACAACCGCGCTTACGTGGGCAAGGTCAGCAAACTGCTTGATCTGCCGCGATCGTTCGTGCTGGCTCAGGCCCGCTGA
- the tsaB gene encoding tRNA (adenosine(37)-N6)-threonylcarbamoyltransferase complex dimerization subunit type 1 TsaB — MSRPLLMALHSSSETFGVAVQDPLLPQEGPRVAVFDDGRALSNTLIGRVAALLPQERWSDLEGLAVATGPGGFTGTRLSVVMARTLAQQLNCRLIGVSSYALMAARLVEQLPPEQRRSPFWIQRELPRRGWVAGCYQRVDGRIEEIRAPHLLPPGQRVEPVLAAEEDVAADVERLLALLGQAHSLETAAPWQPVLPLYPTSPVGPV; from the coding sequence ATGAGTCGTCCTCTGCTGATGGCGCTGCACAGCTCTTCGGAGACCTTCGGGGTGGCGGTGCAGGACCCCCTGTTGCCGCAGGAAGGGCCACGGGTGGCGGTGTTCGACGACGGTCGTGCCCTCTCCAACACGCTGATCGGCCGGGTGGCTGCGCTGCTGCCGCAGGAGCGATGGTCCGATCTCGAGGGTCTCGCGGTGGCTACCGGTCCGGGCGGCTTCACCGGAACCCGTCTTTCCGTGGTGATGGCCCGCACCCTGGCTCAGCAGCTGAACTGTCGTCTGATCGGCGTGAGCAGCTATGCCCTGATGGCCGCGCGACTGGTGGAGCAACTGCCGCCGGAGCAGCGACGGTCACCGTTCTGGATTCAGCGGGAGCTGCCCCGGCGGGGCTGGGTCGCGGGCTGTTACCAGCGTGTGGATGGCCGCATCGAGGAGATCCGTGCTCCCCATCTGCTGCCCCCTGGGCAGCGGGTGGAACCGGTTCTCGCGGCTGAGGAGGACGTTGCCGCCGACGTGGAGCGTCTGCTCGCATTGCTGGGGCAGGCCCACAGCCTGGAAACGGCCGCACCCTGGCAGCCAGTGCTGCCCCTGTATCCCACCTCCCCTGTGGGGCCGGTCTGA